The following are encoded together in the Humulus lupulus chromosome 5, drHumLupu1.1, whole genome shotgun sequence genome:
- the LOC133780010 gene encoding uncharacterized protein LOC133780010 codes for MRKSANEAYDLLEEMAINNQQWPSERGNSKKVSGLHEIDAISKLTAQVEALTKQLQGSTMAAPMMQVHTMCELCGGPHTYEKCQYVDQPQQSFQQPPQGFYQQRFRPQQQPPQPPMQQQQNPVRQPDTQSNVLNQFMIETQSSIRNLETQIGQLATLMASRAQGDLPSTTEAQGTLDQKQDEDKVTEDLPIKEATPPVSIDHHIKIPYPQRLRKNNLDKQFSKFLEVFKKLHINIPFAEALEQMPSYVKFMKDILSKKRKIKEYEMVALTEECSAILQRKLPQKLRDPGNFTIPCTIGNIESVNALCDLGASINLMPLSVFKRLKLGEARPTTLTLQLADRSLAHPRGIIEDVLVKVDKFIFPANFIILDMEEDTNIPFIHGRPFLATGQALIDV; via the exons ATGAGGAAGAGCGCCAATGAGGCGTATGATTTGTTAGAAGAAATGGCCATTAACAATCAACAGTGGCCAAGTGAGAGAGGTAACTCGAAGAAAGTATCTGGTTTGCATGAGATTGATGCAATATCTAAGTTAACTGCTCAAGTTGAGGCTTTGACTAAACAGTTGCAAGGCAGTACAATGGCAGCCCCCATGATGCAAGTTCATACAATGTGTGAATTATGTGGGGGTCCTCATACTTATGAAAAGTGCCAATATGTGGAT CAGCCGCAGCAGTCATTTCAGCAACCACCTCAAGGGTTTTATCAACAGAGATTCAGGCCTCAACAACAACCACCTCAGCCGCCTATGCAACAACAACAGAATCCTGTGAGACAGCCTGATACTCAATCTAATGTTCTTAATCAATTCATGATTGAGACGCAGTCTTCTATTAGAAATTTGGAGACTCAGATAGGGCAATTGGCTACTCTTATGGCCAGTCGTGCTCAAGGTGACCTGCCTAGCACAACTGAG GCACAGGGCACATTGGATCAGAAGCAAGATGAGGacaaggttactgaagacctacCAATCAAGGAAGCTACACCGCCAGTCAGTATTGATCATCATATTAAGATTCCCTATCCTCAAAGGCTCCGCAAGAACAACTTAGATAAGCAGTTTTCGAAATTTCTTGAAGTATTCAAGAAACTGCATATAAACATTCCATTTGCAGAGGCTCTAGAGCAGATGCCCAGTTACGTGAAATTCATGAAAGACATCCTgtctaagaaaagaaaaataaaagaatatgAAATGGTGGCATTAACTGAAGAGTGTAGCGCTATTCTGCAAAGGAAACTCCCTCAGAAGCTGAGAGATCCTGGGAATtttactataccttgcaccatAGGGAATATTGAGAGCGTGAATGCTCTATGTGATTTGGGGGCAAGCATTAATCTGATGCCGCTTTCAGTTTTCAAAAGATTAAAGCTAGGGGAAGCAAGGCCTACCACGCTGACATTACAATTAGCAGATCGTTCATTGGCACATCCTCGAGGTATAATAGAAGATGTCCTAGTGAAGGTGGACAAATTTATCTTCCCAGCCAATTTTATTAtacttgatatggaggaggatacaAACATTCCATTCATCCATGGTAGACCATTCTTGGCAACAGGCCAAGCTTTGATTGATGTGTAG